A genome region from Naumovozyma castellii chromosome 5, complete genome includes the following:
- the RPP1B gene encoding ribosomal protein P1 beta (ancestral locus Anc_7.293), whose product MSDAIISYAAFILADAGLDITSENLLTVTKAAGANVDNVWADVYAKAFEGKDLKEILSGFHTAGPAAGSAAAAGGEAASGDAAAAEEEAEEEAEESDDEMGFGLFD is encoded by the exons ATGTCTGACGCTATCATCTCTTACGCTGCTTTCATCTTAGCTGATGCTGGTTTAGATATCACCAGTGAAAACTTATTGACTGTCACCAAGGCTGCTGGTGCCAACGTTGACAAC GTCTGGGCTGATGTTTACGCTAAGGCTTTCGAAGGTaaggatttgaaagaaatctTATCCGGTTTCCACACTGCTGGTCCAGCTGCTGGTTCTGCCGCTGCTGCCGGTGGTGAAGCTGCTTCCGGTGACGCTGCTGCcgctgaagaagaagctgaagaagaagctgaagaaTCCGACGATGAAATGGGTTTCGGTTTATTCGATTAA
- the NCAS0E03590 gene encoding cyclin family protein (ancestral locus Anc_7.289), whose translation MSRTKQGRLLRLIQTPVSPEIVKFLVQKLASQLAETAPTAPSLTQFITNLINASNVPMTTLLVTATYIDRFFQLVHSKQTIPHHVFLGCLIIATKFVNDYSIKNLNWSQYTDSFIPIHQVNLIERQILNLFQYNLTLGEDAILQSMNGFNTNSIPLISKEFVAIDMDYPSASSLSYPSPPMSRSSSMAESRSYSNTTASVSMEDEDDFIPFCTKTFAKVNNLIPSLDEKQRLLLSSTSSSNSFSSSCSYSYSNSNSNDSNYTLSGWVSSFFP comes from the coding sequence ATGTCGCGAACAAAACAGGGTCGTCTACTACGTCTCATTCAAACTCCCGTATCTCCAGAGATAGTCAAGTTTCTTGTGCAAAAACTGGCCTCGCAACTTGCAGAGACTGCACCAACAGCTCCATCATTGACGCAGTTCATCACCAATCTGATAAATGCGTCCAATGTGCCCATGACAACACTATTGGTCACAGCCACATACATCGACAGGTTTTTCCAACTCGTGCATTCTAAACAAACTATACCACATCATGTCTTTTTAGGATGTCTCATAATAGCAACGAAATTTGTCAATGACTACTCCATTAAAAACCTAAATTGGTCCCAATACACTGACTCTTTCATACCCATTCATCAAGTAAACCTCATAGAGAGACAAATACTCAATTTGTTCCAGTATAACCTGACTTTGGGTGAGGATGCAATCCTGCAATCCATGAACGGATTTAACACAAACAGCATACCATTAATCTCCAAGGAATTCGTCGCCATAGACATGGATTATCCTTCtgcatcttcattatcgTATCCCTCGCCCCCCATGTCACGGTCATCATCCATGGCGGAATCGCGCTCATATTCTAATACAACTGCATCTGTATCAATGGAGGATGAGGACGACTTTATACCCTTTTGTACAAAGACGTTTGCAAAGGTGAATAATCTAATACCCTCCCTGGATGAAAAGCAGCGTTTATTGCTTTCGTCAACTTCATCctccaattcattttcaagCTCATGCTCATACTCATACTCAAACTCAAACAGTAACGATAGCAATTACACTCTGTCAGGTTGGGTATCCTCATTCTTCCCTTAA
- the NCAS0E03580 gene encoding uncharacterized protein (ancestral locus Anc_7.288) yields MRQVEFKVVDVEPEEYGVVAQDTVIHWEGEPIDREDEENSMNDVGYDDIGGCRKQMAQIREMVELPLRHPQLFKAIGIKPPRGVLMYGPPGTGKTLMARAVANETGAFFFLINGPEVMSKMAGESESNLRKAFEEAEKNAPAIIFIDEIDSIAPKRDKTNGEVERRVVSQLLTLMDGMKSRSNVVVIAATNRPNAIDPALRRFGRFDREVDIGIPDAVGRLEILRIHTKNMKLADDVDLEYLANETHGYVGSDVASLCSEAAMQQIREKMDLIDLEEDEIDAEVLDSLGVTMDNFKFALGNSNPSALRETVVESVNVTWEDIGGLDEIKQELKETVEYPVLHPDQYTKFGLAPSKGVLFYGPPGTGKTLLAKAVATEVSANFISVKGPELLSMWYGESESNIRDIFDKARAAAPTVVFLDELDSIAKARGGSMGEGGASDRVVNQLLTEMDGMNAKKNVFVIGATNRPDQIDPAILRPGRLDQLIYVPLPDEVARLSILHAQLRNTPLEPGLDLSLIAKASQGFSGADLSYIVQRAAKFAIKESIEAQVERTKREDAKAESEGDIKMEGQEAEEEPEEDPVPFITREHFCRGNENCQEICF; encoded by the coding sequence ATGAGACAGGTGGAATTCAAAGTGGTTGATGTGGAACCAGAAGAATACGGTGTTGTTGCCCAAGATACTGTCATACACTGGGAAGGTGAACCTATCGATagagaagatgaagaaaatagtATGAATGATGTTGGTTACGATGATATTGGTGGTTGTCGTAAACAAATGGCCCAAATTAGAGAAATGGTGGAGTTACCACTGAGACACCCTCAATTGTTCAAAGCCATTGGTATTAAACCACCAAGAGGTGTTCTTATGTATGGTCCACCTGGTACGGGTAAGACTTTGATGGCCAGAGCTGTGGCTAATGAAACTGGTgcctttttctttttgattAATGGTCCGGAAGTGATGTCAAAGATGGCCGGTGAATCAGAATCCAATTTAAGAAAGgcatttgaagaagctgaaaaaaatgctcctgctattatttttattgatgaaatcgATTCCATTGCACCCAAGAGAGATAAGACCAATGGTGAAGTGGAGAGAAGAGTTGTTTCCCAATTGTTGACTTTAATGGACGGTATGAAATCAAGATCAAATGTTGTCGTCATTGCAGCAACGAATAGACCAAATGCCATTGATCCAGCATTGAGAAGATTTGGTAGATTTGATAGAGAAGTGGACATTGGTATCCCTGATGCTGTGGGTCgtcttgaaattttgagaattcatacaaagaatatgaaattggctgatgatgttgatttagaatatttagCCAATGAGACTCATGGTTATGTTGGTTCTGATGTTGCGTCATTATGTTCTGAGGCAGCCATGCAACAAATTAGAGAAAAGATGgatttgattgatttagaagaagatgaaattgatgcaGAAGTATTAGATTCATTAGGTGTCACTATggataatttcaaatttgcTCTCGGTAATTCCAACCCTTCAGCATTACGTGAAACTGTGGTAGAGAGTGTCAATGTTACTTGGGAAGATATCGGTGGTCTTGATGAGATTAAGCAAGAACTAAAGGAAACTGTAGAATATCCTGTGCTACATCCCGATCAATATACGAAGTTTGGTCTTGCTCCCTCTAAGGGTGTGCTGTTTTATGGGCCACCTGGTACAGGTAAGACTCTTTTAGCCAAGGCAGTGGCCACAGAAGTCTCTGCTAATTTTATATCTGTTAAGGGTCCTGAATTATTAAGTATGTGGTACGGTGAATCTGAATCCAATATTCGTGATATATTTGACAAGGCCAGAGCTGCAGCTCCTACGGTGGTGTTtttggatgaattagatTCCATTGCAAAAGCAAGAGGTGGGTCCATGGGTGAAGGTGGTGCCTCAGATAGAGTGGTGAATCAATTATTGACTGAAATGGATGGTATGAATGCGAAGAAGAATGTCTTTGTCATAGGTGCCACAAACAGACCTGATCAAATTGATCCTGCTATCTTGAGACCGGGGAGATTAGACCAATTGATTTACGTTCCATTACCCGATGAAGTGGCCAGATTGTCCATCTTGCATGCACAATTGAGAAATACACCTTTGGAACCCGGTTTGGACTTGTCTTTGATTGCCAAGGCTTCACAGGGGTTCTCAGGTGCTGATTTATCATATATTGTACAAAGAGCAGCCAAGTTTGCCATTAAGGAATCCATCGAGGCTCAAGTGGAGAGGACCAAGAGAGAGGATGCCAAGGCAGAGAGTGAAGGTGATATCAAGATGGAGGGCCAAGAAGCTGAAGAGGAACCCGAGGAGGATCCTGTTCCATTTATAACGAGAGAGCATTTTTGCCGAGGCAATGAAAACTGCCAAGAAATCTGTTTCTGA
- the AIT1 gene encoding Ait1p (ancestral locus Anc_7.291) — translation MVRITHSASYFMPVFCSSNSQIIILGSITVMLLYTLAYLTGQSIPNSYDGPGMFNPNSQDYFRTILLGLCSPFVYYFIRAFILNVNQRYLVLNLILDYPLNDWFIFCILVTLAYPQIQDSTSNISSINQAYWQIIPKQSYIFGISWSLGEFTLSIVDNLFKFKEVKRDSLSANEMSHNNNNINTSSNNNNNNNNNIHHRPHHLPNRKNITLSKCVDIRKQASNISNNVYSSSHGEEHHQANGYGSINAESSNVAPSSSLSHSTSQNDSILLINDTDNSLKFASGNVEDRLLDTQEQPGVDYGLHSGEPTSGTIQIRYFNEIGTSRTLLIYLFQLSVCILGNTSLLVGECLLMSIYFIYIPGNEDLFSKVINYFGLKPISHFLLIMVLPFTIINFVMNFVIFFWKDLDDWFDTRGTAQEENVHPDDDINNLLNSEPWLPLHNHQEIPQLHNNNYYPGSSNPYDIGFNGVSDYNRVYEMQTPGGKLLRWAKKITQVWQIVCSKDKPVLTFMFIWGLIVYGTGIYTVFYI, via the coding sequence ATGGTTCGAATAACACATTCGGCAAGCTATTTTATGCCGGTATTTTGCTCCAGTAATTCACAAATTATAATATTGGGATCCATAACAGTAATGCTACTATACACATTAGCATATCTAACGGGGCAATCCATACCTAATAGTTATGATGGGCCTGGAATGTTTAATCCGAATTCACAAGACTATTTTAGAACTATTTTGTTGGGCTTATGTTCAccatttgtttattatttcattagAGCTTTCATATTAAATGTGAATCAACGATATTTAGTGTTAAACCTAATATTGGATTACCCACTAAATGACTGGTTCATTTTTTGCATCCTGGTAACATTGGCATATCCACAAATTCAGGACTCAACGTCCAATatatcatcaataaatcaaGCATATTGGCAAATAATCCCAAAGCAATCATATATATTTGGGATATCATGGTCATTGGGGGAATTTACCCTCTCCATCGTcgataatttatttaaatttaaagaagtaAAGAGAGATTCACTTTCTGCAAATGAAATGTCCcacaataacaataacattAATACTagtagtaataataataataataataataataatattcatcatcgtcCTCATCATCTCCCTAATaggaaaaatataactttatcaaaatgTGTGGACATACGGAAGCAAGCATctaatatttcaaacaatgTATATTCGTCCTCTCATGGGGAAGAACATCATCAAGCCAATGGATATGGTAGTATTAATGCTGAATCGTCCAATGTTGCTCCATCGTCATCTCTCTCTCATTCCACCTCCCAAAATGATTCgattttattaattaatgataccgataattctttgaagttTGCATCAGGAAACGTGGAGGACCGTTTATTAGATACACAAGAACAACCAGGAGTAGATTATGGATTACATTCAGGTGAGCCTACATCGGGCACTATCCAAATAAGgtattttaatgaaatagGCACATCGAGGACATTGctcatttatttattccaattgaGTGTTTGCATCCTAGGTAACACTTCATTACTCGTGGGTGAATGTTTGTTGATGTCAATCTATTTCATTTACATTCCAGGCAATGAAGATTTGTTTTCCAAAgtgataaattattttggCTTGAAACCCATCTCTCATTTCCTGTTGATAATGGTTTTACCCTTcacaataataaattttgtgATGAATTTtgtcattttcttttggaaGGATTTAGACGATTGGTTTGATACGAGAGGCACCGCCCAGGAAGAGAATGTCCACCCAGATGACGATatcaataatcttttaaACAGTGAACCATGGTTACCATTGCATAACCATCAAGAGATACCACAATTgcataataataattactACCCTGGTAGCAGTAACCCTTACGATATAGGGTTTAATGGTGTTTCTGATTATAATAGAGTTTATGAAATGCAAACGCCTGGTGGGAAGCTATTGCGTTGGGCCAAGAAGATTACACAAGTGTGGCAAATTGTATGTTCGAAGGATAAACCAGTTCTTACATTTATGTTTATCTGGGGTTTAATAGTGTATGGGACTGGGATTTACACtgtattttatatatag
- the NCAS0E03630 gene encoding uncharacterized protein (ancestral locus Anc_7.294): MFQRSKLIVRKINLPSSTVSKRMYPGNPGGSSGSTGTPRGSASGDAFTKREQMNEDFFARQHEKEQLIRLREQLKRQRKELSDMESTINNMEKK, translated from the coding sequence ATGTTCCAACGTTCCAAACTAATTGTCCGTAAGATCAACTTACCAAGTAGTACCGTATCCAAGAGAATGTATCCAGGTAATCCAGGTGGTTCTTCCGGTTCAACCGGGACCCCAAGAGGGAGTGCTTCAGGGGACGCCTTCACCAAGAGAGAGCAAATGAATGAAGATTTTTTTGCTAGACAGCATGAAAAGGAGCAATTAATACGTTTGAGAGAGCAATTAAAGAGACAGCGTAAGGAGCTTAGCGACATGGAGTCCACCATTAACAACATGGAAAAGAAGTGA
- the VCX1 gene encoding Vcx1p (ancestral locus Anc_7.290): MDSTTPLLTADNHRRAGGQLRADIDADADQTTWETAKMDLHYVIYSSPLNILLLIVPLGIFFGFMELSHTWTFVFNFLAIIPLAAILAYATEELADKAGSTVGGLLNATFGNAVELIVSIIALKEGQVRIVQASMLGSLLSNLLLVLGFCFIFGGYNRVQQRFNQTAAQTMSSLLAISCASLLIPAAFRATLPSGKSASGIVDEKILELSRGTSIILLIIYLLFLVFQLGSHHELFEQQMEETDEIMSQYSNKPAHTLSIRSSLCFLLSATVIISLCADYLVGTIDNVVESTGLSKTFIGLIVIPIVGNAAEHVTSVLVAMKDKMDLALSVAIGSSLQISLFVTPFMVLVGWMINVPMTLNFSTFETTTLFIAVFLSNYLILDGESNWLEGVMSLAMYLLIAMAFFYYPDIETFGKVPA; this comes from the coding sequence ATGGACTCTACTACACCCTTACTTACTGCGGACAATCATCGCAGAGCTGGAGGCCAATTGAGGGCCGATATCGATGCGGATGCCGATCAAACCACTTGGGAAACAGCCAAGATGGACTTACACTATGTTATTTATTCATCTCCTTTAAACATTCTATTATTGATTGTTCCCCTGGGGATTTTTTTTGGGTTCATGGAATTATCACACACATGGActtttgtttttaatttcttagCTATCATTCCCTTAGCGGCCATTCTAGCCTATGCCACGGAGGAATTGGCGGACAAGGCTGGTAGTACCGTTGGTGGGTTGTTGAATGCTACATTTGGTAATGCTGTGGAGTTGATTGTTTCCATCATTGCCTTGAAAGAGGGTCAAGTTCGTATTGTTCAAGCTTCCATGCTGGGTAGTTTACTTTCTAATTTGTTGCTAGTGCTTGGGTTTTGTTTCATCTTTGGTGGGTACAATAGAGTGCAACAAAGATTTAATCAAACAGCTGCTCAAACAATGTCATCCTTATTGGCCATTTCATGTGCATCGCTTTTGATCCCTGCTGCATTTAGAGCCACTTTACCAAGTGGGAAATCTGCCAGTGGGATTGTGGATGAGAAGATTCTTGAATTATCCAGAGGTACATCCATTATCTTGTTGATTATCTATCTATTATTCTTGGTTTTCCAATTGGGATCACACcatgaattatttgaacaGCAAATGGAGGAGACTGACGAAATTATGAGTCAATATTCCAATAAACCTGCTCATACATTGAGTATCAGATCATCATTATGCTTCCTATTGAGTGCTACGGTTATCATTTCCCTATGTGCCGATTACTTGGTGGGGACTATTGATAACGTTGTGGAATCTACGGGTTTATCCAAGACATTTATTGGGTTGATTGTTATTCCTATTGTGGGTAATGCTGCAGAGCATGTTACCTCTGTGTTGGTGGCAATGAAGGACAAGATGGACCTAGCATTAAGTGTTGCCATTGGGTCCTCATtacaaatttcattattcgTGACTCCTTTCATGGTTCTTGTGGGGTGGATGATTAACGTCCCCATGACTTTAAACTTCTCTACATTCGAGACCACGACGCTTTTTATCGCCGTGTTTCTATCAAACTACTTAATCCTTGACGGGGAGTCCAACTGGTTAGAGGGGGTTATGTCGCTGGCCATGTACCTATTGATTGCAATGGCATTTTTCTACTACCCCGACATCGAGACCTTTGGTAAGGTTCCTGCGTAG
- the NCAS0E03640 gene encoding homocitrate synthase (ancestral locus Anc_7.295), translating to MTAETSTKQQNPYGPNPSDFLSNVNNFQLIDSTLREGEQFANAFFNTEKKIEIAKALDDFGVDYIELTSPVASEQSRKDCEAICKLGLKAKILTHIRCHMDDARVAVETGVDGVDVVIGTSKFLRQYSHGKDMNYIANSAVEVINFVKSKGIEIRFSSEDSFRSDLVDLLNIYKTVNSIGVNRVGIADTVGCANPRQVYELVRTLRSVVSCDIECHFHNDTGCAIANAYTALEGGARLIDVSVLGIGERNGITPLGGLMARMIVAAPEYVKSKYKLHKIRDIESLVADAVEVNIPFNNPITGFCAFTHKAGIHAKAILANPSTYEILDPHDFGLKRYIHFANRLTGWNAIKSRVDQLNLNLTDDQVKEVTAKIKKLGDVRPLNIDDVDSIIKDFHMEVNTPRLKAKQEGTPTDEDPLDITGEPATKKAKV from the coding sequence ATGACCGCTGAAACATCTACCAAACAACAAAACCCATACGGACCCAACCCAAGTGATTTCCTCTCCAATGTGAacaatttccaattgatCGATTCTACTTTGAGAGAAGGTGAACAATTCGCCAATGCCTTCTTCAACACggagaagaagattgaaattgCCAAGGCATTGGATGATTTCGGTGTCGATTACATTGAATTGACCTCCCCCGTGGCATCCGAACAAAGTAGAAAGGATTGTGAAGCCATTTGTAAATTAGGTTTAAAGGCTAAGATCTTAACACATATTAGATGTCACATGGATGATGCTAGAGTCGCTGTGGAAACTGGTGTCGATGGTGTGGATGTTGTTATTGGTACTTCCAAATTCCTAAGACAATATTCTCATGGGAAGGATATGAATTATATTGCTAATAGTGCAGTGGAAGTGATTAATTTTGTCAAGTCTAAGGGTATTGAAATCAGATTTTCCTCAGAGGATTCATTCAGAAGTGATTTGGTGGATCTTTTAAACATTTACAAGACTGTCAATTCCATTGGTGTTAACAGAGTCGGTATTGCTGACACTGTTGGTTGTGCCAACCCAAGACAAGTTTACGAATTGGTAAGAACTTTGAGAAGTGTTGTTTCCTGTGACATTGAATGTCATTTCCATAATGATACAGGTTGTGCCATTGCTAATGCTTATACTGCCTTGGAAGGTGGTGCTCGTCTAATTGATGTCAGTGTTCTTGGTATAGGTGAAAGAAACGGTATTACTCCATTAGGTGGGTTGATGGCAAGAATGATTGTGGCAGCTCCAGAATATGTCAAGTCTAAATATAAACTGCACAAGATTAGagatattgaaagtttGGTTGCTGATGCCGTGGAAGTGAATATCCCATTCAATAATCCAATCACAGGGTTCTGTGCGTTTACTCACAAGGCTGGTATTCATGCAAAGGCCATCTTGGCTAACCCATCCACTTATGAAATTTTGGATCCACATGATTTCGGTTTGAaaagatatattcattttgcTAATAGGTTAACCGGTTGGAACGCCATTAAATCCAGAGTGGATCAactgaatttgaatttaactGATGATCAAGTGAAAGAAGTCACTGCAAAGATTAAAAAGTTGGGTGATGTTAGACCATTAAACATTGATGATGTGGATTCCATCATTAAAGATTTCCATATGGAAGTCAATACGCCAAGATTGAAAGCCAAGCAAGAGGGCACACCAACAGATGAAGATCCTCTTGATATTACGGGGGAACCTGCTACTAAGAAGGCCAAAGTATAA